The following are from one region of the Corylus avellana chromosome ca1, CavTom2PMs-1.0 genome:
- the LOC132179711 gene encoding probable inactive DNA (cytosine-5)-methyltransferase DRM3 isoform X5 encodes MGSSDPNGEKALVPKEEMLDFEFPPDTLYSRHAGDNVASSSGSNIRSFFIGMGFLPSLVDKVVEEKGEDNVDLLLETLFAHSALEKPSSESSDSLDSLFDDKEASSPVIQPKEEPDVHNGVNDDKRASLLMMKFSVNEVEFAIDKLGEDAPINELVDFITAAQIAQELEKDTDDTTLDDEVRNEDTNNEALFGTMEKTLRLLEMGFSDNEVSLAIEKYGVEAPLSELANSIFGDQIGYPKKKVASSCVGREKYTSNAFGTVKVKTEDFGSDAVSHLRNINVEQTFKGKKPKQERSDDFPVGVSQSRRIDFWENCKGKRLKQEYLDDSSSFVDTTWVEEKVDPKITKCGSSNLFKANPCKSVDRMVAKPPYFFYGNTVNVSHDSWAKISQFLYALEPEFVNTQSFSALSRKEGYVHNLPTENRFHILPKSPMTIEDAIPHTKKWWPSWDTRKKMTCISSETSGTSQLCDRFGRILTDSRGLLSSEQQREILHHCRTLNLVWVGQYKLAPVEPEHIECILGYPLKYTQAAENSLIERLKLLKYSFQTDTLGYHLSALKSMYPGGLTMLSLYSGIGGAEVAFNRLGIPLKGVVSVETSETKRRILRRWWQSSEQTGELVQIEDIQRLTSNKIESLFKKFGGFDFVICQNPCFSSSKTAAEDDTPSCFDFSLFYEFVRVLQRVRSMTERRVGRH; translated from the exons ATG GGTTCCTCGGATCCAAATGGCGAGAAAGCACTAGTGCCAAAGGAAGAGATGCTAGATTTTGAGTTCCCACCAGATACCTTGTACTCAAGGCATGCCGGG GACAATGTTGCAAGCTCATCGGGAAGCAATATAAGATCATTCTTTATAGGAATGGGATTCTTACCATCCCTTGTTGACAAAGTGGTCGAAGAAAAGG GTGAAGACAACGTTGACTTGTTGTTGGAAACTCTATTTGCACATTCT GCTCTTGAAAAACCAAGTTCCGAATCATCAGATTCTCTCGATAGCTTGTTTGATGACAAGGAAGCTAGCAGTCCTGTCATTCAACCAAAAGAG GAGCCTGATGTACATAATGGAGTCAATGATGACAAAAGAGCATCCTTACTGATGATGAAGTTCTCTGTAAATGAAGTTGAATTTGCAATCGATAAGCTTG GTGAAGATGCTCCAATAAATGAATTAGTGGATTTCATAACTGCTGCCCAAATAGCTCAAGAACTTGAAAAGGATACAGATGATACAACTCTTGATGATGAAGTTAGAAATGAG GATACTAATAATGAAGCCTTGTTTGGGACTATGGAAAAAACACTGCGTTTGCTTGAGATGGGTTTTTCAGACAATGAAGTTTCGTTAGCGATCGAGAAGTATG GTGTGGAAGCTCCACTTTCGGAACTTGCTAACTCAATATTTGGTGATCAAATTggctatccaaaaaaaaaagttgctagTAGCTGTGTTGGAAGAGAAAAG TATACTTCAAATGCTTTTGGCACAGTAAAAGTGAAGACAGAGGATTTTGGTTCAGATGCTGTTTCTCATTTAAGAAATATCAATGTAGAGCAAacctttaaaggaaaaaagccAAAACAAGAGCGTTCTGATGACTTTCCTGTTGGTGTTTCTCAGTCTAGGCGTATtgatttttgggaaaattgtAAAGGGAAAAGACTGAAACAGGAGTATCTTGATGACTCAAGTTCTTTTGTCGACACTACATGGGTGGAAGAAAAAGTTGACCCGAAAATCACCAAATGTGGAAGTTCAAATCTATTCAAAGCAAATCCGTGCAAGAGTGTTGATCGAATGGTAGCTAAACCTCCATATTTCTTTTATGGAAACACAGTGAATGTGTCTCATGACTCTTGGGCAAAAATTTCCCAGTTCTTGTATGCACTTGAGCCTGAATTTGTTAATACTCAGTCTTTCTCGGCCTTGAGTAGAAAGGAAGGCTATGTACACAATCTTCCCACTGAGAATAGGTTTCACATCCTTCCAAAGTCTCCGATGACCATTGAAGATGCTATACCACATACAAAGAAATGGTGGCCATCATGGGATACAAGGAAGAAGATGACCTGCATCAGTTCTGAAACTAGTGGAACATCTCAGCTCTGTGATAGGTTTGGAAGGATACTAACTGATTCCCGAGGACTGCTTTCATCTGAACAGCAGAGAGAGATCCTCCATCATTGCCGGACTTTAAATCTTGTATGGGTTGGTCAGTACAAGTTGGCTCCTGTTGAACCTGAACATATAGAGTGTATTCTAGGCTACCCATTGAAATACACTCAAGCTGCTGAGAATAGCTTAATAGAAAGACTTAAATTACTCAAATACAGCTTCCAGACGGACACATTGGGCTATCATCTCTCAGCATTGAAGTCAATGTATCCAGGAGGGTTAACAATGCTGTCATTATATAGTGGAATCGGTGGGGCAGAAGTTGCTTTTAACCGGCTTGGCATCCCTTTAAAAGGTGTTGTGTCTGTAGAGACTTCTGAAACAAAGAGGAGGATTCTCAGAAGGTGGTGGCAAAGTAGTGAACAAACTGGGGAGTTGGTGCAGATTGAAGACATTCAGAGGCTAACAAGCAACAAGATTGAGAgtctctttaaaaaatttggcgGTTTTGACTTTGTCATTTGCCAGAACCCATGTTTTTCTAGTTCTAAAACGGCTGCAGAAGATGACACTCCCTCATGTTTTGACTTCTCATTGTTTTATGAGTTTGTTCGCGTTTTGCAACGAGTAAGAAGTATGACGGAAAGACGGGTGG GCAGACATTAA
- the LOC132179711 gene encoding probable inactive DNA (cytosine-5)-methyltransferase DRM3 isoform X3, with protein sequence MGSSDPNGEKALVPKEEMLDFEFPPDTLYSRHAGDNVASSSGSNIRSFFIGMGFLPSLVDKVVEEKGTLCIFVHGCLLVYLGEDNVDLLLETLFAHSALEKPSSESSDSLDSLFDDKEASSPVIQPKEEPDVHNGVNDDKRASLLMMKFSVNEVEFAIDKLGEDAPINELVDFITAAQIAQELEKDTDDTTLDDEVRNEDTNNEALFGTMEKTLRLLEMGFSDNEVSLAIEKYGVEAPLSELANSIFGDQIGYPKKKVASSCVGREKYTSNAFGTVKVKTEDFGSDAVSHLRNINVEQTFKGKKPKQERSDDFPVGVSQSRRIDFWENCKGKRLKQEYLDDSSSFVDTTWVEEKVDPKITKCGSSNLFKANPCKSVDRMVAKPPYFFYGNTVNVSHDSWAKISQFLYALEPEFVNTQSFSALSRKEGYVHNLPTENRFHILPKSPMTIEDAIPHTKKWWPSWDTRKKMTCISSETSGTSQLCDRFGRILTDSRGLLSSEQQREILHHCRTLNLVWVGQYKLAPVEPEHIECILGYPLKYTQAAENSLIERLKLLKYSFQTDTLGYHLSALKSMYPGGLTMLSLYSGIGGAEVAFNRLGIPLKGVVSVETSETKRRILRRWWQSSEQTGELVQIEDIQRLTSNKIESLFKKFGGFDFVICQNPCFSSSKTAAEDDTPSCFDFSLFYEFVRVLQRVRSMTERRVGRH encoded by the exons ATG GGTTCCTCGGATCCAAATGGCGAGAAAGCACTAGTGCCAAAGGAAGAGATGCTAGATTTTGAGTTCCCACCAGATACCTTGTACTCAAGGCATGCCGGG GACAATGTTGCAAGCTCATCGGGAAGCAATATAAGATCATTCTTTATAGGAATGGGATTCTTACCATCCCTTGTTGACAAAGTGGTCGAAGAAAAGGGTACGTTATGT ATTTTTGTTCACGGGTGTCTTCTTGTATATCTAGGTGAAGACAACGTTGACTTGTTGTTGGAAACTCTATTTGCACATTCT GCTCTTGAAAAACCAAGTTCCGAATCATCAGATTCTCTCGATAGCTTGTTTGATGACAAGGAAGCTAGCAGTCCTGTCATTCAACCAAAAGAG GAGCCTGATGTACATAATGGAGTCAATGATGACAAAAGAGCATCCTTACTGATGATGAAGTTCTCTGTAAATGAAGTTGAATTTGCAATCGATAAGCTTG GTGAAGATGCTCCAATAAATGAATTAGTGGATTTCATAACTGCTGCCCAAATAGCTCAAGAACTTGAAAAGGATACAGATGATACAACTCTTGATGATGAAGTTAGAAATGAG GATACTAATAATGAAGCCTTGTTTGGGACTATGGAAAAAACACTGCGTTTGCTTGAGATGGGTTTTTCAGACAATGAAGTTTCGTTAGCGATCGAGAAGTATG GTGTGGAAGCTCCACTTTCGGAACTTGCTAACTCAATATTTGGTGATCAAATTggctatccaaaaaaaaaagttgctagTAGCTGTGTTGGAAGAGAAAAG TATACTTCAAATGCTTTTGGCACAGTAAAAGTGAAGACAGAGGATTTTGGTTCAGATGCTGTTTCTCATTTAAGAAATATCAATGTAGAGCAAacctttaaaggaaaaaagccAAAACAAGAGCGTTCTGATGACTTTCCTGTTGGTGTTTCTCAGTCTAGGCGTATtgatttttgggaaaattgtAAAGGGAAAAGACTGAAACAGGAGTATCTTGATGACTCAAGTTCTTTTGTCGACACTACATGGGTGGAAGAAAAAGTTGACCCGAAAATCACCAAATGTGGAAGTTCAAATCTATTCAAAGCAAATCCGTGCAAGAGTGTTGATCGAATGGTAGCTAAACCTCCATATTTCTTTTATGGAAACACAGTGAATGTGTCTCATGACTCTTGGGCAAAAATTTCCCAGTTCTTGTATGCACTTGAGCCTGAATTTGTTAATACTCAGTCTTTCTCGGCCTTGAGTAGAAAGGAAGGCTATGTACACAATCTTCCCACTGAGAATAGGTTTCACATCCTTCCAAAGTCTCCGATGACCATTGAAGATGCTATACCACATACAAAGAAATGGTGGCCATCATGGGATACAAGGAAGAAGATGACCTGCATCAGTTCTGAAACTAGTGGAACATCTCAGCTCTGTGATAGGTTTGGAAGGATACTAACTGATTCCCGAGGACTGCTTTCATCTGAACAGCAGAGAGAGATCCTCCATCATTGCCGGACTTTAAATCTTGTATGGGTTGGTCAGTACAAGTTGGCTCCTGTTGAACCTGAACATATAGAGTGTATTCTAGGCTACCCATTGAAATACACTCAAGCTGCTGAGAATAGCTTAATAGAAAGACTTAAATTACTCAAATACAGCTTCCAGACGGACACATTGGGCTATCATCTCTCAGCATTGAAGTCAATGTATCCAGGAGGGTTAACAATGCTGTCATTATATAGTGGAATCGGTGGGGCAGAAGTTGCTTTTAACCGGCTTGGCATCCCTTTAAAAGGTGTTGTGTCTGTAGAGACTTCTGAAACAAAGAGGAGGATTCTCAGAAGGTGGTGGCAAAGTAGTGAACAAACTGGGGAGTTGGTGCAGATTGAAGACATTCAGAGGCTAACAAGCAACAAGATTGAGAgtctctttaaaaaatttggcgGTTTTGACTTTGTCATTTGCCAGAACCCATGTTTTTCTAGTTCTAAAACGGCTGCAGAAGATGACACTCCCTCATGTTTTGACTTCTCATTGTTTTATGAGTTTGTTCGCGTTTTGCAACGAGTAAGAAGTATGACGGAAAGACGGGTGG GCAGACATTAA
- the LOC132179711 gene encoding probable inactive DNA (cytosine-5)-methyltransferase DRM3 isoform X2, translated as MGSSDPNGEKALVPKEEMLDFEFPPDTLYSRHAGDNVASSSGSNIRSFFIGMGFLPSLVDKVVEEKGTLCIFVHGCLLVYLGEDNVDLLLETLFAHSALEKPSSESSDSLDSLFDDKEASSPVIQPKEEPDVHNGVNDDKRASLLMMKFSVNEVEFAIDKLGEDAPINELVDFITAAQIAQELEKDTDDTTLDDEVRNEDTNNEALFGTMEKTLRLLEMGFSDNEVSLAIEKYGVEAPLSELANSIFGDQIGYPKKKVASSCVGREKVLVHSDAEYTSNAFGTVKVKTEDFGSDAVSHLRNINVEQTFKGKKPKQERSDDFPVGVSQSRRIDFWENCKGKRLKQEYLDDSSSFVDTTWVEEKVDPKITKCGSSNLFKANPCKSVDRMVAKPPYFFYGNTVNVSHDSWAKISQFLYALEPEFVNTQSFSALSRKEGYVHNLPTENRFHILPKSPMTIEDAIPHTKKWWPSWDTRKKMTCISSETSGTSQLCDRFGRILTDSRGLLSSEQQREILHHCRTLNLVWVGQYKLAPVEPEHIECILGYPLKYTQAAENSLIERLKLLKYSFQTDTLGYHLSALKSMYPGGLTMLSLYSGIGGAEVAFNRLGIPLKGVVSVETSETKRRILRRWWQSSEQTGELVQIEDIQRLTSNKIESLFKKFGGFDFVICQNPCFSSSKTAAEDDTPSCFDFSLFYEFVRVLQRVRSMTERRVGM; from the exons ATG GGTTCCTCGGATCCAAATGGCGAGAAAGCACTAGTGCCAAAGGAAGAGATGCTAGATTTTGAGTTCCCACCAGATACCTTGTACTCAAGGCATGCCGGG GACAATGTTGCAAGCTCATCGGGAAGCAATATAAGATCATTCTTTATAGGAATGGGATTCTTACCATCCCTTGTTGACAAAGTGGTCGAAGAAAAGGGTACGTTATGT ATTTTTGTTCACGGGTGTCTTCTTGTATATCTAGGTGAAGACAACGTTGACTTGTTGTTGGAAACTCTATTTGCACATTCT GCTCTTGAAAAACCAAGTTCCGAATCATCAGATTCTCTCGATAGCTTGTTTGATGACAAGGAAGCTAGCAGTCCTGTCATTCAACCAAAAGAG GAGCCTGATGTACATAATGGAGTCAATGATGACAAAAGAGCATCCTTACTGATGATGAAGTTCTCTGTAAATGAAGTTGAATTTGCAATCGATAAGCTTG GTGAAGATGCTCCAATAAATGAATTAGTGGATTTCATAACTGCTGCCCAAATAGCTCAAGAACTTGAAAAGGATACAGATGATACAACTCTTGATGATGAAGTTAGAAATGAG GATACTAATAATGAAGCCTTGTTTGGGACTATGGAAAAAACACTGCGTTTGCTTGAGATGGGTTTTTCAGACAATGAAGTTTCGTTAGCGATCGAGAAGTATG GTGTGGAAGCTCCACTTTCGGAACTTGCTAACTCAATATTTGGTGATCAAATTggctatccaaaaaaaaaagttgctagTAGCTGTGTTGGAAGAGAAAAGGTTTTAGTTCATTCTGATGCTGAG TATACTTCAAATGCTTTTGGCACAGTAAAAGTGAAGACAGAGGATTTTGGTTCAGATGCTGTTTCTCATTTAAGAAATATCAATGTAGAGCAAacctttaaaggaaaaaagccAAAACAAGAGCGTTCTGATGACTTTCCTGTTGGTGTTTCTCAGTCTAGGCGTATtgatttttgggaaaattgtAAAGGGAAAAGACTGAAACAGGAGTATCTTGATGACTCAAGTTCTTTTGTCGACACTACATGGGTGGAAGAAAAAGTTGACCCGAAAATCACCAAATGTGGAAGTTCAAATCTATTCAAAGCAAATCCGTGCAAGAGTGTTGATCGAATGGTAGCTAAACCTCCATATTTCTTTTATGGAAACACAGTGAATGTGTCTCATGACTCTTGGGCAAAAATTTCCCAGTTCTTGTATGCACTTGAGCCTGAATTTGTTAATACTCAGTCTTTCTCGGCCTTGAGTAGAAAGGAAGGCTATGTACACAATCTTCCCACTGAGAATAGGTTTCACATCCTTCCAAAGTCTCCGATGACCATTGAAGATGCTATACCACATACAAAGAAATGGTGGCCATCATGGGATACAAGGAAGAAGATGACCTGCATCAGTTCTGAAACTAGTGGAACATCTCAGCTCTGTGATAGGTTTGGAAGGATACTAACTGATTCCCGAGGACTGCTTTCATCTGAACAGCAGAGAGAGATCCTCCATCATTGCCGGACTTTAAATCTTGTATGGGTTGGTCAGTACAAGTTGGCTCCTGTTGAACCTGAACATATAGAGTGTATTCTAGGCTACCCATTGAAATACACTCAAGCTGCTGAGAATAGCTTAATAGAAAGACTTAAATTACTCAAATACAGCTTCCAGACGGACACATTGGGCTATCATCTCTCAGCATTGAAGTCAATGTATCCAGGAGGGTTAACAATGCTGTCATTATATAGTGGAATCGGTGGGGCAGAAGTTGCTTTTAACCGGCTTGGCATCCCTTTAAAAGGTGTTGTGTCTGTAGAGACTTCTGAAACAAAGAGGAGGATTCTCAGAAGGTGGTGGCAAAGTAGTGAACAAACTGGGGAGTTGGTGCAGATTGAAGACATTCAGAGGCTAACAAGCAACAAGATTGAGAgtctctttaaaaaatttggcgGTTTTGACTTTGTCATTTGCCAGAACCCATGTTTTTCTAGTTCTAAAACGGCTGCAGAAGATGACACTCCCTCATGTTTTGACTTCTCATTGTTTTATGAGTTTGTTCGCGTTTTGCAACGAGTAAGAAGTATGACGGAAAGACGGGTGGGTATGTAA
- the LOC132179711 gene encoding probable inactive DNA (cytosine-5)-methyltransferase DRM3 isoform X4, whose amino-acid sequence MGSSDPNGEKALVPKEEMLDFEFPPDTLYSRHAGDNVASSSGSNIRSFFIGMGFLPSLVDKVVEEKGEDNVDLLLETLFAHSALEKPSSESSDSLDSLFDDKEASSPVIQPKEEPDVHNGVNDDKRASLLMMKFSVNEVEFAIDKLGEDAPINELVDFITAAQIAQELEKDTDDTTLDDEVRNEDTNNEALFGTMEKTLRLLEMGFSDNEVSLAIEKYGVEAPLSELANSIFGDQIGYPKKKVASSCVGREKVLVHSDAEYTSNAFGTVKVKTEDFGSDAVSHLRNINVEQTFKGKKPKQERSDDFPVGVSQSRRIDFWENCKGKRLKQEYLDDSSSFVDTTWVEEKVDPKITKCGSSNLFKANPCKSVDRMVAKPPYFFYGNTVNVSHDSWAKISQFLYALEPEFVNTQSFSALSRKEGYVHNLPTENRFHILPKSPMTIEDAIPHTKKWWPSWDTRKKMTCISSETSGTSQLCDRFGRILTDSRGLLSSEQQREILHHCRTLNLVWVGQYKLAPVEPEHIECILGYPLKYTQAAENSLIERLKLLKYSFQTDTLGYHLSALKSMYPGGLTMLSLYSGIGGAEVAFNRLGIPLKGVVSVETSETKRRILRRWWQSSEQTGELVQIEDIQRLTSNKIESLFKKFGGFDFVICQNPCFSSSKTAAEDDTPSCFDFSLFYEFVRVLQRVRSMTERRVGRH is encoded by the exons ATG GGTTCCTCGGATCCAAATGGCGAGAAAGCACTAGTGCCAAAGGAAGAGATGCTAGATTTTGAGTTCCCACCAGATACCTTGTACTCAAGGCATGCCGGG GACAATGTTGCAAGCTCATCGGGAAGCAATATAAGATCATTCTTTATAGGAATGGGATTCTTACCATCCCTTGTTGACAAAGTGGTCGAAGAAAAGG GTGAAGACAACGTTGACTTGTTGTTGGAAACTCTATTTGCACATTCT GCTCTTGAAAAACCAAGTTCCGAATCATCAGATTCTCTCGATAGCTTGTTTGATGACAAGGAAGCTAGCAGTCCTGTCATTCAACCAAAAGAG GAGCCTGATGTACATAATGGAGTCAATGATGACAAAAGAGCATCCTTACTGATGATGAAGTTCTCTGTAAATGAAGTTGAATTTGCAATCGATAAGCTTG GTGAAGATGCTCCAATAAATGAATTAGTGGATTTCATAACTGCTGCCCAAATAGCTCAAGAACTTGAAAAGGATACAGATGATACAACTCTTGATGATGAAGTTAGAAATGAG GATACTAATAATGAAGCCTTGTTTGGGACTATGGAAAAAACACTGCGTTTGCTTGAGATGGGTTTTTCAGACAATGAAGTTTCGTTAGCGATCGAGAAGTATG GTGTGGAAGCTCCACTTTCGGAACTTGCTAACTCAATATTTGGTGATCAAATTggctatccaaaaaaaaaagttgctagTAGCTGTGTTGGAAGAGAAAAGGTTTTAGTTCATTCTGATGCTGAG TATACTTCAAATGCTTTTGGCACAGTAAAAGTGAAGACAGAGGATTTTGGTTCAGATGCTGTTTCTCATTTAAGAAATATCAATGTAGAGCAAacctttaaaggaaaaaagccAAAACAAGAGCGTTCTGATGACTTTCCTGTTGGTGTTTCTCAGTCTAGGCGTATtgatttttgggaaaattgtAAAGGGAAAAGACTGAAACAGGAGTATCTTGATGACTCAAGTTCTTTTGTCGACACTACATGGGTGGAAGAAAAAGTTGACCCGAAAATCACCAAATGTGGAAGTTCAAATCTATTCAAAGCAAATCCGTGCAAGAGTGTTGATCGAATGGTAGCTAAACCTCCATATTTCTTTTATGGAAACACAGTGAATGTGTCTCATGACTCTTGGGCAAAAATTTCCCAGTTCTTGTATGCACTTGAGCCTGAATTTGTTAATACTCAGTCTTTCTCGGCCTTGAGTAGAAAGGAAGGCTATGTACACAATCTTCCCACTGAGAATAGGTTTCACATCCTTCCAAAGTCTCCGATGACCATTGAAGATGCTATACCACATACAAAGAAATGGTGGCCATCATGGGATACAAGGAAGAAGATGACCTGCATCAGTTCTGAAACTAGTGGAACATCTCAGCTCTGTGATAGGTTTGGAAGGATACTAACTGATTCCCGAGGACTGCTTTCATCTGAACAGCAGAGAGAGATCCTCCATCATTGCCGGACTTTAAATCTTGTATGGGTTGGTCAGTACAAGTTGGCTCCTGTTGAACCTGAACATATAGAGTGTATTCTAGGCTACCCATTGAAATACACTCAAGCTGCTGAGAATAGCTTAATAGAAAGACTTAAATTACTCAAATACAGCTTCCAGACGGACACATTGGGCTATCATCTCTCAGCATTGAAGTCAATGTATCCAGGAGGGTTAACAATGCTGTCATTATATAGTGGAATCGGTGGGGCAGAAGTTGCTTTTAACCGGCTTGGCATCCCTTTAAAAGGTGTTGTGTCTGTAGAGACTTCTGAAACAAAGAGGAGGATTCTCAGAAGGTGGTGGCAAAGTAGTGAACAAACTGGGGAGTTGGTGCAGATTGAAGACATTCAGAGGCTAACAAGCAACAAGATTGAGAgtctctttaaaaaatttggcgGTTTTGACTTTGTCATTTGCCAGAACCCATGTTTTTCTAGTTCTAAAACGGCTGCAGAAGATGACACTCCCTCATGTTTTGACTTCTCATTGTTTTATGAGTTTGTTCGCGTTTTGCAACGAGTAAGAAGTATGACGGAAAGACGGGTGG GCAGACATTAA
- the LOC132179711 gene encoding probable inactive DNA (cytosine-5)-methyltransferase DRM3 isoform X1, with amino-acid sequence MGSSDPNGEKALVPKEEMLDFEFPPDTLYSRHAGDNVASSSGSNIRSFFIGMGFLPSLVDKVVEEKGTLCIFVHGCLLVYLGEDNVDLLLETLFAHSALEKPSSESSDSLDSLFDDKEASSPVIQPKEEPDVHNGVNDDKRASLLMMKFSVNEVEFAIDKLGEDAPINELVDFITAAQIAQELEKDTDDTTLDDEVRNEDTNNEALFGTMEKTLRLLEMGFSDNEVSLAIEKYGVEAPLSELANSIFGDQIGYPKKKVASSCVGREKVLVHSDAEYTSNAFGTVKVKTEDFGSDAVSHLRNINVEQTFKGKKPKQERSDDFPVGVSQSRRIDFWENCKGKRLKQEYLDDSSSFVDTTWVEEKVDPKITKCGSSNLFKANPCKSVDRMVAKPPYFFYGNTVNVSHDSWAKISQFLYALEPEFVNTQSFSALSRKEGYVHNLPTENRFHILPKSPMTIEDAIPHTKKWWPSWDTRKKMTCISSETSGTSQLCDRFGRILTDSRGLLSSEQQREILHHCRTLNLVWVGQYKLAPVEPEHIECILGYPLKYTQAAENSLIERLKLLKYSFQTDTLGYHLSALKSMYPGGLTMLSLYSGIGGAEVAFNRLGIPLKGVVSVETSETKRRILRRWWQSSEQTGELVQIEDIQRLTSNKIESLFKKFGGFDFVICQNPCFSSSKTAAEDDTPSCFDFSLFYEFVRVLQRVRSMTERRVGRH; translated from the exons ATG GGTTCCTCGGATCCAAATGGCGAGAAAGCACTAGTGCCAAAGGAAGAGATGCTAGATTTTGAGTTCCCACCAGATACCTTGTACTCAAGGCATGCCGGG GACAATGTTGCAAGCTCATCGGGAAGCAATATAAGATCATTCTTTATAGGAATGGGATTCTTACCATCCCTTGTTGACAAAGTGGTCGAAGAAAAGGGTACGTTATGT ATTTTTGTTCACGGGTGTCTTCTTGTATATCTAGGTGAAGACAACGTTGACTTGTTGTTGGAAACTCTATTTGCACATTCT GCTCTTGAAAAACCAAGTTCCGAATCATCAGATTCTCTCGATAGCTTGTTTGATGACAAGGAAGCTAGCAGTCCTGTCATTCAACCAAAAGAG GAGCCTGATGTACATAATGGAGTCAATGATGACAAAAGAGCATCCTTACTGATGATGAAGTTCTCTGTAAATGAAGTTGAATTTGCAATCGATAAGCTTG GTGAAGATGCTCCAATAAATGAATTAGTGGATTTCATAACTGCTGCCCAAATAGCTCAAGAACTTGAAAAGGATACAGATGATACAACTCTTGATGATGAAGTTAGAAATGAG GATACTAATAATGAAGCCTTGTTTGGGACTATGGAAAAAACACTGCGTTTGCTTGAGATGGGTTTTTCAGACAATGAAGTTTCGTTAGCGATCGAGAAGTATG GTGTGGAAGCTCCACTTTCGGAACTTGCTAACTCAATATTTGGTGATCAAATTggctatccaaaaaaaaaagttgctagTAGCTGTGTTGGAAGAGAAAAGGTTTTAGTTCATTCTGATGCTGAG TATACTTCAAATGCTTTTGGCACAGTAAAAGTGAAGACAGAGGATTTTGGTTCAGATGCTGTTTCTCATTTAAGAAATATCAATGTAGAGCAAacctttaaaggaaaaaagccAAAACAAGAGCGTTCTGATGACTTTCCTGTTGGTGTTTCTCAGTCTAGGCGTATtgatttttgggaaaattgtAAAGGGAAAAGACTGAAACAGGAGTATCTTGATGACTCAAGTTCTTTTGTCGACACTACATGGGTGGAAGAAAAAGTTGACCCGAAAATCACCAAATGTGGAAGTTCAAATCTATTCAAAGCAAATCCGTGCAAGAGTGTTGATCGAATGGTAGCTAAACCTCCATATTTCTTTTATGGAAACACAGTGAATGTGTCTCATGACTCTTGGGCAAAAATTTCCCAGTTCTTGTATGCACTTGAGCCTGAATTTGTTAATACTCAGTCTTTCTCGGCCTTGAGTAGAAAGGAAGGCTATGTACACAATCTTCCCACTGAGAATAGGTTTCACATCCTTCCAAAGTCTCCGATGACCATTGAAGATGCTATACCACATACAAAGAAATGGTGGCCATCATGGGATACAAGGAAGAAGATGACCTGCATCAGTTCTGAAACTAGTGGAACATCTCAGCTCTGTGATAGGTTTGGAAGGATACTAACTGATTCCCGAGGACTGCTTTCATCTGAACAGCAGAGAGAGATCCTCCATCATTGCCGGACTTTAAATCTTGTATGGGTTGGTCAGTACAAGTTGGCTCCTGTTGAACCTGAACATATAGAGTGTATTCTAGGCTACCCATTGAAATACACTCAAGCTGCTGAGAATAGCTTAATAGAAAGACTTAAATTACTCAAATACAGCTTCCAGACGGACACATTGGGCTATCATCTCTCAGCATTGAAGTCAATGTATCCAGGAGGGTTAACAATGCTGTCATTATATAGTGGAATCGGTGGGGCAGAAGTTGCTTTTAACCGGCTTGGCATCCCTTTAAAAGGTGTTGTGTCTGTAGAGACTTCTGAAACAAAGAGGAGGATTCTCAGAAGGTGGTGGCAAAGTAGTGAACAAACTGGGGAGTTGGTGCAGATTGAAGACATTCAGAGGCTAACAAGCAACAAGATTGAGAgtctctttaaaaaatttggcgGTTTTGACTTTGTCATTTGCCAGAACCCATGTTTTTCTAGTTCTAAAACGGCTGCAGAAGATGACACTCCCTCATGTTTTGACTTCTCATTGTTTTATGAGTTTGTTCGCGTTTTGCAACGAGTAAGAAGTATGACGGAAAGACGGGTGG GCAGACATTAA